The sequence below is a genomic window from Paenibacillus sp. DCT19.
AACGCTCATCGATCAGTACCGCTTTAATCCGCGTTGATCCAAGTTCAATCCCAAGTGAGGTAGCTCCCTTGGCAATGGCTTCTTTAATATCCAGATGACTCATATTCCCGCGTATCCCCTCTCTGGTCGCCATTTACGTGCGAAGGATAATATCTATTAGATGTTGTTGAACACACACTATTAAGAAGCATCTTAGAAAAAACGCTGCTTCACTTACGTTAATGGCTGTAATCGACTCTATGATTCAGTACCAAGCATCCCTATTCACACGATTCCTCTCCATCAGGGAGTAGTGTCATGTCCTCTTTTGCTAAGAATGCGCTTTCCTAATCTGACAGCCTTAGTATATTTTTTGTACGTACATTTGTCAATTATATATTATAGTTATACTTACAATGACCATATATTGATCTATATGCTGCTATTACAGCGTCTTATAGACAGATAATCTGGTTATGCTGTAAGGTACACATCAACTGTATTTAGCTTGAAATGTACGCAACATTGCGAAAAATGTACAGCTTCATTCTCATCTAAATCAAATCATGCTAGAATATGTACGTACAACTATTTGAACTCTACACGTTAATATAGATAAGTCATGACGAAAGAAGTGGAATATGTGAAGCCTAAATACCAAGTCATTATTGATGATATAAAGAGCCATATCCTCTCGGGAACGTACAGCATAGGCGAACAGATTCCGACAGAATCCGCTTTGCAAGACAGCTATAATGTAAGCCGCCAGACGGTGCGGAAGGCCATTCTGGAATTGTCTAACGAGGGGTTTTTGCGGAGTGAAAAAGGTTCCGGAACGTATGTAAGCAATCAGTATCGATCACGTTCGGGTGGCAACACGTCGAAAAAAACGATAGGCGTCATTACGACGTATATCTCGGACTACATCTTTCCATCCATTATCCGTGGTATAGAGAGTCGTCTGAATGAGGACAACTATTCGTTGCTGCTCGCCAGCACCAACAATGATGTTGCACAGGAAAAGAAGGCACTCGAAATGATGCTCTCCTACGGCGTCGATGGTCTGATCGTCGAACCCACCAAGAGTAACCTTTACAACCCGAACATCGCGTATTACCTGTCATTCAAAGAACAGGATGTGCCGTTTACGATGATCAATGCGTTCTATGAAGAGCTGGAGGTGCCTTTCTTCTGTCTGGATGATGTGCAGTCCAGCTACCTCGCTACCCGCGAGATGATCGCGAAGGGTCATACCCAGATTGGCATTATTGCGAAGATGGATGATCTCCAGGGCAAATACCGGATGAAGGGATACATTAAAGCGCTGGGTGAAGCAAAATTACGTTTCCATCCCGAGCAGGTGCTTTCGTTTGATACAGCATCCAAACCTGAGTTATCCTCCAATGTGACTGCGTATCTAAACGAAAATAGGGATGCGCTCACCGCGATTGTCTGCTACAACGACGAAGTGGGGCTTGAAGTGGTGAACGCTTGTCGGCAACTGGACATCTCCATCCCGCACGAGTTATCCATCATCGGTCAGGACAATTCGTACATTGCCAAGAACGCAAATATCCGGCTTACTACATTAACCCATCCCCAAGAGCAAATGGGA
It includes:
- a CDS encoding GntR family transcriptional regulator — its product is MKPKYQVIIDDIKSHILSGTYSIGEQIPTESALQDSYNVSRQTVRKAILELSNEGFLRSEKGSGTYVSNQYRSRSGGNTSKKTIGVITTYISDYIFPSIIRGIESRLNEDNYSLLLASTNNDVAQEKKALEMMLSYGVDGLIVEPTKSNLYNPNIAYYLSFKEQDVPFTMINAFYEELEVPFFCLDDVQSSYLATREMIAKGHTQIGIIAKMDDLQGKYRMKGYIKALGEAKLRFHPEQVLSFDTASKPELSSNVTAYLNENRDALTAIVCYNDEVGLEVVNACRQLDISIPHELSIIGQDNSYIAKNANIRLTTLTHPQEQMGRDAADWVIKKLQGKKDLPTNTYYQPVLVEGETVREIEVE